From Triticum urartu cultivar G1812 chromosome 2, Tu2.1, whole genome shotgun sequence, a single genomic window includes:
- the LOC125534202 gene encoding uncharacterized protein LOC125534202: MASLMDDVTAEIFLRLPPDEPEHLFRAALVCKPWLRVLRDPSFRRRYSVFHRAPPLLGLLHRLQVFEGDPAARLAPTTAAPLSPYPDLCRTRPLDCRHGRALLHVGVGAWHFVVWDPVTGEQHRFPEPGIPKLIYTAAVFCAVPGCDHLDCHGGPFRVVFLVTEDYTDLVKATVYSSETGAWSAPVTMDAGCDVQHRREALAAGFYYIPYVQPRRGAVIGDEAYFTLRWGNPVVKYNWSKNRTSLIDPPTKCVCKPGVRKEYGNNVALMVMEDSSLGFACVEGSSLHLWSRKVNAEGDAEWGRCRAIQLESIIPVANSDDKPFVVGCAEGVGVIFVSTGVGLFTIKLDSGLVKKVAESGVYFSVLPYMSFYTPDRGRFPSLAEITDV; the protein is encoded by the coding sequence ATGGCGTCGCTGATGGACGACGTCACCGCCGAGATCTTCCTCCGCCTCCCGCCGGACGAGCCCGAGCACCTCTTCCGCGCCGCCCTCGTCTGCAAGCCCTGGCTCCGCGTCCTCCGCGACCCCTCCTTCCGCCGCCGCTACAGCGTCTTCCACCGGGCCCCGCCCCTGCTCGGCCTCCTCCACAGGCTCCAGGTCTTCGAAGGAGAtcccgccgcccgcctcgccccCACCACTGCGGCGCCCCTCTCCCCCTACCCCGACCTCTGCCGCACGCGCCCCCTCGACTGCCGCCACGGCCGCGCCCTCCTCCACGTGGGGGTCGGGGCCTGGCATTTCGTCGTCTGGGACCCCGTCACGGGCGAGCAGCACCGCTTCCCGGAGCCCGGCATCCCGAAGCTCATCTACACCGCCGCCGTGTTCTGCGCCGTGCCGGGCTGCGACCACCTCGACTGCCACGGCGGCCCCTTTCGGGTTGTCTTCCTGGTCACCGAAGACTACACAGATCTAGTCAAGGCCACCGTGTACTCATCAGAGACAGGTGCGTGGAGCGCGCCAGTGACAATGGACGCTGGCTGCGATGTCCAGCATAGGCGAGAAGCCCTTGCGGCTGGATTCTACTACATACCCTATGTCCAGCCTAGGCGGGGCGCTGTCATTGGAGATGAAGCCTACTTCACGCTTCGCTGGGGTAACCCAGTCGTCAAGTATAACTGGAGCAAGAATCGCACATCCCTGATTGATCCGCCAACAAAGTGTGTGTGCAAGCCGGGTGTCAGAAAAGAGTATGGTAACAACGTCGCCCTCATGGTGATGGAGGACAGTTCACTGGGGTTTGCCTGCGTTGAGGGTTCCAGCCTTCATCTGTGGTCAAGGAAGGTGAATGCAGAAGGAGATGCAGAGTGGGGACGGTGTAGGGCCATCCAGCTGGAGAGTATTATACCTGTTGCCAATTCTGATGACAAACCATTTGTGGTTGGATGTGCAGAGGGTGTGGGTGTCATATTCGTCAGCACAGGCGTTGGCTTATTCACAATCAAGCTAGATTCTGGGCTGGTTAAGAAGGTTGCCGAGTCTGGGGTCTACTTCAGCGTCCTACCCTACATGAGCTTCTATACTCCAG